A window of Pectobacterium carotovorum genomic DNA:
TACCGGCTATCGGCTGGACGCACTGCGGGCGGGTGCGATGACCGGCTCCGGCGAATCCAATGCCGCGATGTTGATGCCCGGCAGCAGCTTTACCTTAACCGGACATCCCAACCCGACGCTGAATAGTGGCTGGCAACTGGTGGCCATCACCCACAGCGGGCAGCAGCCGCAGGCGCTGGAAGAAGAAAGCGGCGGTGAACCGACCACCTACAGCAACAGCTTCGAGGTGATTAGTGCCAAAAGCACCTGGCGTGCTGACCTGCCCTACAAACCGATGGTGGACGGCCCGCAAATCGCCACCGTGGTCGGCCCGGCGGGGGAAGAGATTTACTGCGACTCGTATGGTCGGGTGAAGCTGCAATTCCCGTGGGACCGCTACGGCTCCAGCGATGACCAGAGCTCCTGCTGGGTACGGGTCAGCCAGGGCTGGGCGGGCGGTCAGTATGGCCTGATAGCCATCCCGCGCATCGGCCATGAGGTCATCGTCAGTTTCCTCGAAGGTGACCCAGACCAGCCGATTGTCACTGGCAGAACCTTTCATGCCACCAACCCGTCACCGTATGAGCTGCCGTTACATAAAACGCGGATGACCATCAAGAGTAAAACGCACAAAGGTGGGGGATTTAACGAACTGCGTTTTGAAGATGCCGCAGACAACGAAGAAATTTTTATCCATGCACAAAAAGACCAGAATATTCAGGTCAATCATGATGAAACGCTCTCTGTCGGTAATGATCAGAAAATTGCCGTCGCGCGCGATCGCAAAACCAATATTGGTCAGGATGAAGCCAATACGGTTGGCCGCGACCGCAAAGAGCATATCCGCCAGGACGTCTTCGTCACCATTGATCGTAACGAGGTACGCAACATCGGTAATACGCTGAAGGAAGATATTACCGCCAGCCATCTCGTCACGATTGGTGAGCATGAAAAAGTGGTGATTGAAGGCATACAGTCCATTGAGGCCAGAAGTGGTCAGAGATTGCTGACGACTGAATATGTTCTGCAAGGCACAGACCGTATTTTAATTCGCGGCCCGGCAGGCAAGATCTTGCTTGATGGTAGTGGCATCACATTGAACGCACCGAATATTCAACTAAAAGGGAATGTCAGCATTACGTCTCCCTCTGGTGACCAGATACAGGCCATTGAAGCGGTGATCAATCAAGGAACACCACTGGTTGAAGAGTGTCCCCTTAAAGAGGGCAAAGAATGAGCTTCTATCAACAACTGGAGAAAGCCGGGCTACCGACTCGCAATAGCCGTACCCACCTCTATGTACTGACGGAAACCCGTGCCGAGCGAAACCTGCTGGCGCGGCTGGAGTTTCACGAGGTTGTCCATTATCCGTTATGGCATCTGGATGCACAGGCGGGACTTGAACAATATACCCCCTGGCTCTGTGTGCCAGAGCCTGACAGCGATTTTGATCTGTGGCTGGGCAAGGCGTTTGAGACGATGCCCATGATTGTGCTATTTGCCCGAATGTCACCGGATGAGGTGCGGCGACATCTGAGGCATTTCAGTAAGTTTGTGGAGGGAACCCGGCGGTTTATTTTGCGTCTGGGCACCCCGTCAGCTCTGCAACTTTATATTGCTTCCATTGCCCATACGTCTTCCGCTGTATCACGTTTTTTCGCCGATGGTGAGATTGAGGAGATGTATTTCCACGACCCGCAGGCATCACTGTCACGGCGCGTACAACCCCTGTTTGAGCAACAGCGCCATGAAGAAGCGGAGTGCGATGGCTGTCTGGTCTGGCTCGATCTTCCCATTGATCAGGAGGCCAGATGATGCTGAATGCTATCGATCTCGACAGCATGGCGCGTGTTGCCAGAAAGCAGTCGGATATCCGGTTGTCACGCTACTTGTGCGATACACTGGCTCCGCTGTTACCCCGTCTGCCCAGCACACCGCAATACATGCCTGCTTTTGTGGACGCCGCCGGTAAAGAAGCGATAGCGGCGGGATATAGCGATGGGCGTCAATACAACACACACGTTACCCTGAGCTTGCTGCTGGGTCTGGGATGGCAGAATGATATCCATCAAGCCACCCTCAATCCGATTTTGACGGCGGCGGGACTCCCTGAACCGACCCGGCTGAATCTGGTTGTTAACACCGCCATTACACTGAGACAGCAGACTGAACGTGTTATGCCGCAGGCGCATCAGATTTTTATCACGTTATTGTCGATCAATCCTGGCGCATTACAGGCAGAAAATATCTGGCGAGCCTTTGAGCAATCCGCACTGCTGTACGGTATCAATACGCCTCAGCGGATACAGGCCTTGTTTGAAACCTATGAAGCGGATGCGCTGCGCCAACTGGCGTTGCCTCCCGTCAAGCGCCGGAAGTATTCCGCTTATGAGCAGCTCGGCATACGCCAGATGACAGGACATATGCCCCTGCCCAGTGATGACTTACAGCACCTGCAACAGCATCAACTGATTTGTCTGGGCTGCCATGTTTTACTGGCTCTGAGCTTTGGACGCTTCTTTTACTGCAACCCGTTATTCAGCGGGTTGCATGACGGGTTGCATGACGGGTTGCGTCAGGACTTGGAGCCGCGCCAGCTCTGCCATTTCTTGCTGCAATTTTTACAACAGCATCAACGTATGCTCATGGAGGAGGCATCCAATGACAACTAACGCCCTCAGTGCCAGTTTTGAACAACTCTCTCAGGATGCAATGGATGGCAATGTACCCAGCCCGGCATCGATTTGCACCGACTGTGCCGGACTCGGCGTACCGTTCTCGATCAATGGCAGCGACGGGCCACGGGACGCGGATCAATGGCTGGGTATCCCCTCTTATGATGATGCGGCGACGCCAGACTGGTTCATGCAAAATCCTTGGATCACCGATCGTGTCGAAAACTTCCGTAATACCTATCTGCCACGAGTTCTTTACCAACTGGGAGAGCGGTATGGTGATGCTTATCTCGCCGAGCTCCATGCGTTTCAGTCCGCACAGGGGCTTGAGTTCCATTGTCTGGAAGACGACATGGAAACGGAAACCCACGTTACGCCCGCCTTTCTAATAGAAGTGACCCGGGGAGACATAACCGAGCGCCCCACGATCTCTTGTAACCAGACAAACTGTGTCTTTCTGGGGAGCCGTATCTACTTCTGGACATTTACGTCTGCCCGTTATCGAGAAGACCCACTGATGGGCGCGGATGGACAACGCCTTGCCCTGACGCAGTTCGAGTGGACGGTTTCCGGCCTGTTCGACCCGGCACAGGCCGCACAGGCGTTGGCTCAGCACTATCAGCAGGCCAAAACGTTGAACCAACTCTGGACGCGCGTATTAGCCGTCGCACAGATAGGACTTGGCGTCTTGTCGATTATTCCTGTCGTGGGTGTAGCCAGAGGGCTTTTCGGCCTCTACAAAGGGGTACGGTATACCTTTGCGGCTATTGACGCGGCACTTGCCGCCAACGCCATTGCCAACGGCAGTACGACACTGATCACGGGTGAAGGAATAGACCATGGCGAAGCCCTTTTTGAAAGCCTGGGCAAGGCGGTCGATCCGAAAGACGGTAAAGAGCGTGGCCGTCAGGTCTTCATGTTCATCAATCTGGCGATGCTTTCCCCTGCGGCACTGGGCGCGACTCGCTGGGTGCTGCGCAAGGTACGGGGGGATGTCCCCGTCAGTGCCCGTTTCGACACCGATGCCATCAGTGAAGAAGAGCGCCGTCGACTCGGGGGACACACGAGCGGCGAGCCGCTGGCGATTGAACTGCGTGGTCGCAGACCGGCAGGACGCCATGACGAAACCGGCGACATCGAATGGCGAAACAGGCCATCATTAGATACCAATCGCAGCCAGGTTGCCCTGACCACGGCCACGGGTAAGGCGAATTATTGTGTGATGAGCAATACACTGCGCAGCAATCTGACGTCGTTGATTATCCAGCGTGGTGGTAGCCTGAAAGTAATAGGCCGTGTCTGTAAAGTGGTCGGTGATGCGGGTGAAGAGGCATTTGCCGCCGCTATGGTGGAAAAAATGGGCTTCAACGCTGAGCGCATCCTCGGCTACAGTAATAAAGTCGGAGTACCCAACCGTTTCGGGCTGACGAACAAGAGTGGCCACGGCCTGGATATGCTGGTCTGGGTGCCGCCGCCACCGTCTCTGACCGTGCGGGCACCAACAACCAACACCATGCGCCACAGCCTAGATGGAGCAAAGGGTACGCCTGCACCAACCCAGACGCTAACCTTCAAGGAAGACACGTTACTGGTGATTGAAACCAAAGCGACGTTGGGTTTGACTAAGACACCAGGATTTAATAAGACACAGGGAACAGGGGCAGGTAAGATTACTGATATTATGGGGAAAATAAAGAGAGGTCGTAATGGATGGACTACGGAGAAAATGAGCGAAGTTGATCCTGACTTTCTAAAAAAGATAGATGCTATCCGTGATGCCTCTAAAGATAACAAACTTGCTTATATTCATGCACAAATTTTTTTTGATTCAAAGGGTGCGCTCAGCAAATTGGCTGGCAATGGAACAGGTATTCAATTAAATACGTGGTAATAAGGACAGAACATGGCGAAAGTTAAAAGTCGATTAGATAGAGTTTTGCCCCAAGTGCCAAGCTGGGCTAGTGATGCGTGGCCTATAAGCGGAACCCGCTTACAGAAGTACGTTTCTGGGGATGGAGGTGTGGGTCATGCATGCACAGATATGTTTGATTACGGGATGCAGGCAATTAGATTCAGTTTACTTGCAGCATATGAACACAACTCAAGAGATGCTATTAAGCAAATGACTTTTGGATTCGTGCGGAATTTGTTTTCAGAAATCGTCGATCTAAGAATATTAACATCTCCCGAACAACTGTTCGTCGGTACGTTGGATGATTGTACACATACAATGTTGGGAGTATTGGCGCTTGGAAAATCAGAACTGGTTTCCCCTTATTATCAGACAGTATTCGATTGTATTGAGAAAGGCTATGGTTTAGGTAATGGTCATAATCCTCCCGTTGGAACTACGCTGCGTTATGCAGCCTTCGGTCTGACTATTATCGGCGACTGGTTAGGAAAACCTCTGGACTTGGACAAGCACGCTTTGCCACGCGACCCCGCTTGGGGCCAGTTGGTAGCACATTGGCGTGAACCCGACCCTGAAAAGTTCTTGCCTGTGCTACTCGGTGCCTGTGATACGCACGTCGAGCGAATCGCCGTGACCGAGAGAGAAGCCAACCAGCAAGCTAAACAATTCGAGTTCAACTCCGTATTCCTCGCAGTCCACCCCACAGAGATCCTGGCCGTATTGCGTCTGCGTGAAATCATAGGGTTGACGAACCCAGCCCACATTGACCATCCACTGATGCAGACACCTTATGCCGCGATTACCTGCCAGCCCGGGGAAGTGACAGAGCGCGATGAACTGCTTGACCGCTTTCTTGAAGTGGTACGTCAACGTGATCCTCAAGTGCTGCCGCCAGGCCTATGAAAGAGCAAACCGCTGCCATGCAAATCCCAACGTGGGAACAATTTTCTTCTGTATTCGCCGCCTCCAGTGACAAGCTGGTACAGGCTGAGCGAGAGGCATTGCTCCAGCAATACAGTGAATTCGATGACGATCAGGCGACATCATCGGTAGACAACTACTTGAATGCTTTGATCGCAATCTATGGCTACTTTCTGGATTATAAAGAAGGCACGTTCAGTATTGTCGAGTGGCTGGAAGAAAAGCTGGGGGATACCTTCACCGCCGAATTTGATTACGACGACGATACGGTGAAAGCCCACTTTGGCGACAGGGTGATTGTGCTATCTCATCACTCGATGGGAATGGATGGGTTCGAGCAGGATTTGGCGAAGCTCGAACAACTGATGAAAGGTCGATACCTCTTCCTCTACCGACATCCAGAAGAAGGTGGTGTCAATGACACTGTAGAGTTGCTGCTGGTGCCCACAGAGCATTGGCAACGGGCGGTACAGCGTTATGGGCAGGCGCAGGTGTCAGCCTATTTCAGGCGCTGTGCCAATAAAGAGAGTAAGCGGGATGTTCGTTACCACTTCAAGACCAGAATATTTTTGTGGTTGGTGCTACCCGTGATAGTCGTTTTCTCTCTCTACGTGGCATGGGAAACGCTCAAAGGCGATACGCCACCACCGCCGCAGCCGAAGGGATGTGAGAATGTAGACAGGGCTTACAGTGATCAGTCAGAACAGGTAGCCGCTATCATGAGATACGACATGCGCAAGAAACTCGGTTGCGATAGTAGATAAAATTGACGGTGCTGTGTAACGAAGGAGAAAGTCTATGTCAGGACGTGGTGCCATTCGCCTGGGGGATGCCCATTCAGGTGGAGGAAAAATGATTGAAGCCAGTGGCTTTCCTGTGAATGGCGTTCCGCAGTGTCTGCTTGGCGATAACGCGGTATGTCCCACCCACAAGGGAACGTTTCCGCTGGTTTCAGGCGGTGATGGTTCAGCGGTTCATAATGGACGCCCCATGATATTTGAGCCAGGTAAACTGGCCTGTGGCTGTAGCGTGTCATCATCATGTGCAGGGAATTACAATCGTAAATAGTGATTTTACCCAGCAATAGTGGACATGCAACTCAGTGAGTAAACTCATTAACAGAGGGGACTCACATGATAAAGTCAGTATCAATCAGCAAGAAATTGTGTAAACAACATACTCCCTGGTTTCGTCAGATTGGCGGAGAAACGGTGAATAGTGGGTGATGTTTTATCGAGTTCTGAACCAAGCAAGTTTGGTAAGTATTTGATCCCACTGTGACACGACGGCCTACCCGTAGCTTCCAGATAGACCGTCGTGTGGCTAAATAGCTTAACGCGCCGCTTCGTAAATCTTCTGACTTTCTTCCAGCGTGATGTCGCGATGCTCGCCCAGAGCCGTCAGGCCGTGCTCGCTGAGTTTGGCGACCAGTGTTGGAATGGCGCTGCCATCCAACTGATAGTCAGACATGCGGGTCGGCACGCCCATTTTCTCGAAGAAGTCACGCGTGGCGGCAATCGCACCGTCGATGCGCTGATCTTCGCTACCGTCACGCAGGTTCCAGACGCGCTCGGCGTATTGCAGCAGTTTGTCGCGTTTCTGGGCTTTTCTTGCCGCCAGCATGGCAGGCAACACAATGGCCAGCGTCTGAGCATGGTCGAGGCCGTGCAGTGCCGTTAATTCGTGTCCTAACATATGGGTTGACCAGTCTTGCGGTACGCCTGCACCAATCAGGCCGTTCAACGCCATGGTGGCGCTCCACATTACATTGGCTCTGACCTTGTAGTTCTCCGATTCAGCCAGCGCGCGCGGGCCTTCTTCAACCAGCGTCAGCAGTAAACCTTCCGCAAAACGATCCTGTACTTTGGCATCGACGGAATAGGTCAGGTACTGTTCAACTGTGTGAACGAAGGCATCGACTACGCCGTTGGCAATCTGACGAGCGGGCAGGGTGTACGTCACGACTGGGTCGAGCACCGCGAAAAGCGGCTGCGTGTGGCGTGAGCGGAAAGCGAGCTTATCGTTGGTCGATTTACGGGTGATGACTGCGCCGTTGTTGGATTCAGAACCGGTCGCAGGCAGGGTGAGCACGGCCGCCAGCGCGACGCCGCGATCGATTTCCGCTCCACCGGTTTGCAGGATATGCCACGGGTCTTGCGCCGCTTGATAGTCTGCGGCGGCAGCGATAAATTTCGTGCCATCAACCACAGAGCCACCGCCAACCGCCAGCAGGAAGTCAATCTTCTCCGCCCGGACGACCTCGACGGCTTTCATCAGCGTTTCATAAGTCGGGTTCGGTTCAATGCCGGAAAATTCGCGCACGTTGCGGCCTTCTAATGCGCGATAGACCTGATCCAGTACGCCATTGTGTTTTACACTGCCGCCGCCGTAAGTGATGAGGATACGGGCATTGGCAGGAATTTCTTTGCCTAATTCAGCAATTTGGCCTTCGCCAAACAAAATCTTGGTAGGGGTATGGAGTGTGAAATTTAGCATAGGTTATTTGTCCAGTTTAAAGCCCTGTTGGAGGATTGCGGGTAAGACTTTCGGGAAATAAATGTGCTGATAGTAGCTGGCGGTATTATCACCCCAGTTGTCGCCATCTACGCGACCGGTTTGCTGCCAGTGTGCCACCAGCGTTTGGTTATATTGCTCAATCGCCGCAGGCAGAGCGTCCTGATGATAGGTTTCATCGTGGCGGAATGAGTTCAGCGGCAGGCGTGGTTTTTGATGCGCCGGGGTGTCTACGTAGCCGATCGCGACGCCTGCGACGGGGAACGTCAGTTCAGGAAGTTCCAGAAAATCGATCATTGCCTGTGGGTCGCGACGAATACCGCCAATCGGGACGATGCCCAGCCCAAACGAGCGTGCGGCGGCCATCAGCGTGCCGAGCGCGATGCCGACATCCGTTGTGCCGGAAATCAGGCTTTCGAGGCTTTCATGCGCGTGCTGCTGCTTGTCGCTCATGGCAATCCCGACCTGCGTTTTATACATATCCAGCACCACGGTAATGAAGACGGGTGCCTGGGCAATCCACGGCTGGCCGCCAGCCAATTCGGCAATGCGTGCTTTGCGTTCCGGGTCGCGGGTGACGATGAGCGAGACCTGCTGAGAGTTTACGGACGTCGGTGCCAGATGGGCGGACTGAATAATGGCATCCAGCACGTCATCGGGAATCGCTTTATCAAGATAGCTACGTTCACTGCGGTGTGAGGTGAACAGCTCAATCGTTTTATTCATGTCTTTTCCCGTGGGGTGAGGGGATGGCGGTATGCTCAGTATTGTCATCAACCTACGTAAGGCGTTCAATGCACATTTCTGTTTGGTTATTGCCTATTTCTCCAAAATATAGGAGAAAAGGGTGATAATAATTCGCAGGTATGTCATTTTGTTTCTTCTGTCAGGAGAGAGGCTTCGGGCAGGAAAAGTGCACCCGTAGCGAGAGAACACGATTTTGACGCAGACCCCATATATGTTGACGGAACACCAAGGTATGTCGACAGAAAGCCAATGTGAGCGGCTTGTTCAGAAACAGGCAGAGCTGCAACAGATTGAGTTACAACAGATTGAGCCGCAACAGACGGTGCGGCAGCGCATCGTGCAGCAGGCAATACGCTGTTCAGCTAAAAGCTGGGCCACGCCGTCGCTCGTCCCGCAGGTCAGGATTCTTTATACGGAACAGCACCATCCGCGTGTGCCGGTGATGTATGAACCGACGATTGTCATCATTTTTCAGGGTCAAAAGATTGGCTATCTGGGCGGAAAAACCTTCCAGTATGACCCGGAAAATTACCTGTTGATGACCGTGCCGCTGCCGTTCGAATGTGAAACGATAGCCAGCGCTGAACACCCGCTGGTGGGGATGGCGATCCGTATCGATATCCAGATGCTTCAGGATTTGCTGATCGACATCGGTGACGACGACAGCGCGATCCGCCCCTGTTCCTGCACGTGTGGGGTGAACAGCGCGCCGCTGACCGATGAGATTCTGTGTGCCGTTGAACGGCTGCTGGATGCGATGAATAACCCGCGTGATGCCCGTGTGCTGGGCCCGGCGATTGTGCGCGAGATTATCTATCATATGCTCTGCGGCGAACGCGGTGCGGCGTTACAGGCGTTGGTGAATCGACACACGCACTTCAGCCAGATAGCCAAGTCTCTGCGACGTATTGAAAACCACTATGCCGATAGCCTGAATGTGGAACAGCTGGCGTCTGAAGTGAACATGAGCGTCTCGGCGTTTCATCATAACTTTAAGGCCGTCACCAACACATCGCCGTTGCAGTACCTGAAATCCTACCGCTTGCATAAAGCGCGCGTGCTGATGATCAACGAGGGGCTGAGAGCGGGCGTTGCGGCGGCTCGCGTCGGATATGAGAGCGTGTCGCAGTTTAGCCGGGAATTTAAGCGCTATTTCGGTGCGACGCCGAGCGATGAAGTCACGAGAATAAAGGCCAGCAATATGGCGGTTGAGGAAAGCTGAAGACGTTAAGAAAGCGTGCGATTGCCTTATTAGGCGACCGCGCGTTTTTTGCGCCACACCACGACAGCCATACCGATCAGGCCGCTCACCAGCAAAATAATCGGTAGCAGGATCAGCGCGGTCATCACCTGATCTTCATAGCGTTTGACCAGCGGAATGTGGCTGAGCGCATAGCCGAGCGTGACAATCCCCCCGACCCACAGCAGCCCACTGAGCCAGTTGAAAATCTGAAAGCGCGTATTGTTTAACCCCGAAATCCCCGCCATCGTTGGCAACAGCGTGCGGATAAACGCTAAAAAGCGGCCAACCAGCAGCGCCGCCAGACCATGCTGGTGGAACAGGTGATGGGCTCGCTGGTGGTAATGGGCGGGAAGCTGTAACAGCCAGCCTTTTACCAACCGGGTATCACTTAGCCAGCGCCCCTGAAGGTAGCTGAGCCAACAGCCGAGGCTGGCGGCGATGGTGAGGAGAATCATCGTAGGGAAAAAGCTCATCACGCCTTTGGCAATCATGGCACCAGTGAGCAACAGCAGGCTATCGCCGGGCAGAAAAGAAGCAGGCAGCAGGCCGTTTTCCAGAAACAGCGTTGTGAATAAAATGCCGTAAATCACCCAGATGACGTGGGGATCGGCCAGAGCACTAAAATCCTGCTGCCAGAGCGCCTGAATAATGTCGTGAACCACACTCATATTACTTCCCGCCAGTGACGATATTCACTATCTCTCAGGCTGCGGCAATGAAACGCTGGGTTACCTGAAATCTACTGCCTATCAAGCCTTAAAACTATCAAGCCCTAAAATCGGTATGGGGCAAAACGCCTTGCTGCGTGATGAGAATGCGGCAGGGCTTAATGCTTAATTTTGGTTAAGGTAACGCAGTTTTTGGTAAGCGTTGACTCATGAGCATCATAACGCATTACCCACCGTGCCGCAGGGGAAATCAAGATGCGGCGGCTTTATGGCCGTCACACTTTCTCTATTTTGTTTCCTGCTGGTCGTTTGGCTACGTTGAGTCTGCTGACGACGTGCTAGGCTCTCAGTCTGCTGAAGCCCGCGGCCAGATCGTCGATCAGATCGTCACTGTCTTCAAGTCCAATATGTAACCGAATAAGTGTGCCGGTAAAATCCACGCCGCTCACAGGACGAATGGCCACCAGTTCTTCCGGTTGATTCGCCAGAATCAGTGACTCGAAGCCACCCCACGAATACGCCATACTAAAGTGTTCAAAATGGTCCAGATAGTGCGCCAACGCTTCTTTGCTCAATTTCTCTTTCAACACAAAAGAGAACAAGCCGTTGCAGCCCTTAAAGTCGCGTACGTAGAATTCATGCCCTTTGCACTCTGGTAAGGCCGGGTGGTTAACCACCGCGACTTCGGGTTGCTCCGCTAGCCATTTTGCAATGCGGATGCTGCTTTCCTGATGCTGCTTGAGTCTAACGCCCAATGTGCGCAGGCCACGGCTGGCGACATAGGCGGTATCGGCATCAACCATTTGGCCCATCAGGTAAGAGTGTTCACGCAACTGTGCCCAGCAGCGCTCGTTAGCGACTGCGGTGCCTAGCATGGCATCAGAATGGCCGACGATATATTTCGTACCGGCCTGAATAGAGATATCAATATCGAAGTCGAGCGCCTTGAATAAAATGCCTGCCGCCCAGGTATTATCAATCATGATGACGATCTCGGGATTGATACGGCGTACGGCTTGGACGATGGCTGGCACATCGTGTACTTCCATCGTGATGGAGCCCGGTGATTCGAGAAAGACGACTTTGGTGTTGGGTTGGATCAGTTCGGCAATATCCGCACCGATGAGCGGATTAAAATAGGTGGTGCTGACATTCAGCTTGTGGAGCACTTTCGTGCAGAAATCCTGTGTGGGCTCATAGGCTGATTCTGTCACCAGGATGTGATCGCCTGCCGCGACGAAAGAGAGGATCGCGTTAGAAACGGCGGCTGCGCCGCAGGGGTATAAGGCACAGCCTGCGCCGCCCTCCAGCTCCACCATGGCTTCCTGAAACGAGAAATGGGTCAGCGTGCCACGGCGACCATAGAACAGCGCACCCTTGGCGCGGTTAATGGTGGCGTGCTTTTTGTCCTGCACGGTATCAAATACCAGAGAGGAAGCGCGCTGAATTACGGGGTTGACGGAGCCGTGGGTGAACTTCTTGCTGCGTCCTGCGGCGACTAAGGCGGTTGCCGTTTTTTTGCTTGTCATAACCACTATTACCTTTTCTATTCAATCCTGCCGGATGACTCACTACGTCGACTATTCCCGACCGTGAACGGTGGGGAATTGCGGGGGCATGATTGGATTTATAAGCGTTCGATTGATGAGGTCTACGTTATCACGGCTGGAGCGGCGTGTGGGCTTGAGTAGGGTAAGATTAGAGGTAGGTGAAAATATTTCAGGTAGGGAAATGCAAGGAAAGCGCCATGTCTTCTGTATTGCAGTTAATCAACATGGCGCAATGTAGTGTGTTAACCCGTATGCACGCCAAAGAATTTGGGCAGCCAGAGCGAGATGGCCGGAATATAGGTGACCAGCATCAGCACAAAGAAAAGTCCACAGTAGAAGGGCAGCATCGCTTTAACGACCTGTTCTATCTTCTGCTTACTCACCGCACTGGCGACAAAAAGTACCGATCCTACTGGTGGTGTGATCAGGCCGATCCCGAGGTTCACCAGCATGATCATACCGAAATGCACCGGATCGATGCCGAGCGAGTGGGCGACAGGCAGCAGAACGGGCGTCAGGATCAAGATCAGCGGCGCCATGTCCATCAGCGTACCGACCAGCAGCAGCATGATGTTAATCCACATCAGGATGACGTACTTGTTATCCGAAATGGAGGTGAAAAATTCGGTAATGCGGCTCGGCAGCTGCATGTAGGTCATGATGGCACCGAACGCGGCGGCGAAGCCGATCAAGATCATCACGATCGTGACAGTTTTTACCGTGCGGTACATCAGCTTGGGCAGCTCTGACCATTTATAGTCTTTGTAGATAAACATGGTCACGAAGAAGGACCATAGGCAGGCGATGGCCGCAGATTCGGTTGCGGTAAAAATCCCAGACAGGATCCCGCCCATGATGATGACCACCGTCATCAATCCCCACAGGGTATCGACAAAGATTTTCAGTGCCTGACGGAAC
This region includes:
- a CDS encoding type VI secretion system tip protein VgrG, giving the protein MANSTGLQFTVKVGALPTSTFAVVDFQLSEALNQPFALSLNLASALPDVDFGTVLDQPCELLVWYEGELQRRVSGIVSAFAQGDTGFRRTRYQADVRPALWRLGLRTNARIFQAQKPEAIIGTLLEESGITDYAFALRHDHAVREYCVQYRESDLAFITRLAAEEGLYFFHEFEEGKHRVVFADDAGALSKGPELFFNLATQGLSEGEYVRRFRYAEAVSTAEVALKDYSFKTPAYGLLHRKMSGELANQRESYQHFDYPGRFKQDPSGKAFTGYRLDALRAGAMTGSGESNAAMLMPGSSFTLTGHPNPTLNSGWQLVAITHSGQQPQALEEESGGEPTTYSNSFEVISAKSTWRADLPYKPMVDGPQIATVVGPAGEEIYCDSYGRVKLQFPWDRYGSSDDQSSCWVRVSQGWAGGQYGLIAIPRIGHEVIVSFLEGDPDQPIVTGRTFHATNPSPYELPLHKTRMTIKSKTHKGGGFNELRFEDAADNEEIFIHAQKDQNIQVNHDETLSVGNDQKIAVARDRKTNIGQDEANTVGRDRKEHIRQDVFVTIDRNEVRNIGNTLKEDITASHLVTIGEHEKVVIEGIQSIEARSGQRLLTTEYVLQGTDRILIRGPAGKILLDGSGITLNAPNIQLKGNVSITSPSGDQIQAIEAVINQGTPLVEECPLKEGKE
- a CDS encoding DUF4123 domain-containing protein, translating into MSFYQQLEKAGLPTRNSRTHLYVLTETRAERNLLARLEFHEVVHYPLWHLDAQAGLEQYTPWLCVPEPDSDFDLWLGKAFETMPMIVLFARMSPDEVRRHLRHFSKFVEGTRRFILRLGTPSALQLYIASIAHTSSAVSRFFADGEIEEMYFHDPQASLSRRVQPLFEQQRHEEAECDGCLVWLDLPIDQEAR
- a CDS encoding PAAR domain-containing protein is translated as MSGRGAIRLGDAHSGGGKMIEASGFPVNGVPQCLLGDNAVCPTHKGTFPLVSGGDGSAVHNGRPMIFEPGKLACGCSVSSSCAGNYNRK
- the yqhD gene encoding alcohol dehydrogenase — its product is MLNFTLHTPTKILFGEGQIAELGKEIPANARILITYGGGSVKHNGVLDQVYRALEGRNVREFSGIEPNPTYETLMKAVEVVRAEKIDFLLAVGGGSVVDGTKFIAAAADYQAAQDPWHILQTGGAEIDRGVALAAVLTLPATGSESNNGAVITRKSTNDKLAFRSRHTQPLFAVLDPVVTYTLPARQIANGVVDAFVHTVEQYLTYSVDAKVQDRFAEGLLLTLVEEGPRALAESENYKVRANVMWSATMALNGLIGAGVPQDWSTHMLGHELTALHGLDHAQTLAIVLPAMLAARKAQKRDKLLQYAERVWNLRDGSEDQRIDGAIAATRDFFEKMGVPTRMSDYQLDGSAIPTLVAKLSEHGLTALGEHRDITLEESQKIYEAAR
- a CDS encoding NADPH-dependent oxidoreductase, with the protein product MNKTIELFTSHRSERSYLDKAIPDDVLDAIIQSAHLAPTSVNSQQVSLIVTRDPERKARIAELAGGQPWIAQAPVFITVVLDMYKTQVGIAMSDKQQHAHESLESLISGTTDVGIALGTLMAAARSFGLGIVPIGGIRRDPQAMIDFLELPELTFPVAGVAIGYVDTPAHQKPRLPLNSFRHDETYHQDALPAAIEQYNQTLVAHWQQTGRVDGDNWGDNTASYYQHIYFPKVLPAILQQGFKLDK
- a CDS encoding AraC family transcriptional regulator; translation: MLTEHQGMSTESQCERLVQKQAELQQIELQQIEPQQTVRQRIVQQAIRCSAKSWATPSLVPQVRILYTEQHHPRVPVMYEPTIVIIFQGQKIGYLGGKTFQYDPENYLLMTVPLPFECETIASAEHPLVGMAIRIDIQMLQDLLIDIGDDDSAIRPCSCTCGVNSAPLTDEILCAVERLLDAMNNPRDARVLGPAIVREIIYHMLCGERGAALQALVNRHTHFSQIAKSLRRIENHYADSLNVEQLASEVNMSVSAFHHNFKAVTNTSPLQYLKSYRLHKARVLMINEGLRAGVAAARVGYESVSQFSREFKRYFGATPSDEVTRIKASNMAVEES
- a CDS encoding DedA family protein; the protein is MSVVHDIIQALWQQDFSALADPHVIWVIYGILFTTLFLENGLLPASFLPGDSLLLLTGAMIAKGVMSFFPTMILLTIAASLGCWLSYLQGRWLSDTRLVKGWLLQLPAHYHQRAHHLFHQHGLAALLVGRFLAFIRTLLPTMAGISGLNNTRFQIFNWLSGLLWVGGIVTLGYALSHIPLVKRYEDQVMTALILLPIILLVSGLIGMAVVVWRKKRAVA